In Rahnella variigena, one DNA window encodes the following:
- the thiM gene encoding hydroxyethylthiazole kinase: MNTRPTLLPGSTAATSLKQLRLSAPLVHCLTNDVVQSFTANILLALGASPAMVVDPAEAAQFSAIADALLVNVGTLTRPHADAMLAAVHAADLAGKPWVLDPVAVGGLSWRTEFCLELITLKPAAIRGNASEILALSGLSGSGRGVDSGDDSLSALPAAQQLARNTGAIVAVTGETDYVTDGERSRAVAGGHPMMTRIVGTGCALSAVVAAFVALPGDRLDNVAAACRVMSCAGERACAAVNGPGSFTPQFLDNLYLIDEQWLNGEGMQ; this comes from the coding sequence ATGAATACCCGACCTACCTTGTTGCCCGGCTCTACAGCCGCCACTTCTCTGAAACAACTCCGCCTCTCTGCGCCGCTGGTCCACTGCCTGACCAACGACGTCGTGCAATCTTTTACTGCCAATATCCTGCTGGCGCTGGGGGCGTCCCCGGCGATGGTGGTTGATCCCGCCGAAGCCGCGCAGTTCAGTGCCATTGCTGATGCTTTGCTGGTGAATGTCGGCACGCTGACCCGTCCTCACGCCGATGCGATGCTGGCAGCTGTTCACGCGGCAGATCTGGCCGGAAAGCCGTGGGTACTGGATCCGGTCGCTGTCGGTGGCCTGAGCTGGCGAACCGAATTTTGCCTTGAACTCATCACGCTTAAACCTGCTGCAATTCGTGGTAATGCGTCCGAAATTCTTGCGCTCAGCGGACTCAGCGGCTCCGGCCGCGGCGTTGACAGCGGCGACGACTCCCTGTCAGCTTTACCTGCCGCACAACAGCTGGCGCGTAACACCGGCGCGATTGTCGCTGTCACGGGTGAAACGGATTATGTCACTGACGGCGAACGTAGCCGGGCCGTAGCAGGCGGGCATCCGATGATGACACGCATTGTCGGTACCGGATGCGCACTGTCAGCTGTGGTGGCGGCCTTTGTGGCTTTACCGGGCGACCGGCTGGATAACGTTGCTGCTGCCTGCCGGGTGATGTCATGTGCCGGTGAACGTGCCTGTGCGGCCGTAAACGGACCGGGCAGTTTCACGCCTCAGTTCCTCGATAATCTTTATTTGATAGATGAGCAGTGGCTGAACGGGGAGGGGATGCAATGA
- a CDS encoding GNAT family N-acetyltransferase, with product MIKNSQELSLPSPLKIRPYEEADRPFLRTLYLASRKHTWTWLEDDFQLEDFDRAVIGEKILVAERDGHLLGFASIFTQEDFLHNLFVDPKYQGTGAGSALLEAAQETFTRQGSLKCLVKSKKSVDFYLSKGWNIMATGESPKGEYYLFHSSKK from the coding sequence ATGATAAAAAATTCTCAGGAGCTTTCTTTGCCATCACCCCTCAAAATCCGGCCTTATGAAGAAGCAGACCGCCCGTTTTTACGCACGTTGTATCTGGCCTCACGAAAGCACACCTGGACATGGCTGGAGGATGATTTTCAGCTGGAAGATTTTGATCGTGCTGTTATCGGCGAAAAGATACTGGTCGCCGAACGTGACGGACATTTGCTGGGCTTCGCCTCGATTTTCACTCAGGAGGATTTCCTGCATAACCTGTTTGTCGATCCCAAATATCAGGGAACCGGCGCAGGTTCGGCGTTGCTTGAGGCTGCGCAAGAGACGTTTACCCGTCAGGGCTCTCTGAAATGTTTAGTAAAGAGTAAAAAATCAGTCGATTTTTACCTGTCAAAAGGCTGGAACATCATGGCTACAGGGGAAAGTCCAAAGGGCGAATACTATCTATTTCATTCATCAAAAAAATAA
- a CDS encoding DUF3313 domain-containing protein: protein MKRIKLMQVAAVAGVLFLAGCTNHVTQADKFSGFLGDYSGLKEVKTAGGSPVLRWIDPSFKKANYSYIKYEPIKFYPEPQPTEQISKETLQGVLDYANSRMKPALAERLPLTDHAGPRTLIFKGAITGVNTSAEGLQFYEVIPVALVIAGTETATGHRTRDTEVYFEGELIDSATGKPVIKVVRKGFGKQVSNDTQKVTANDLKTVVDSLANDTKLFNE from the coding sequence ATGAAAAGAATAAAACTGATGCAGGTTGCTGCAGTCGCTGGCGTGCTGTTTTTAGCCGGTTGTACCAACCACGTCACACAAGCGGATAAATTCTCAGGCTTCCTGGGGGACTATTCCGGCCTTAAGGAAGTTAAAACCGCAGGTGGCAGTCCGGTTCTTCGCTGGATTGACCCTTCGTTCAAAAAAGCCAACTACTCCTACATAAAATACGAACCGATTAAGTTCTATCCAGAGCCTCAGCCTACTGAGCAAATCAGCAAGGAAACCCTGCAGGGCGTTCTGGATTATGCTAACAGCCGTATGAAACCTGCGCTCGCTGAGCGTTTGCCTCTGACAGATCACGCGGGGCCGCGTACCTTGATCTTCAAAGGTGCAATCACCGGTGTGAATACTTCGGCTGAAGGTCTGCAATTCTATGAAGTGATCCCGGTTGCCCTGGTCATTGCCGGTACTGAAACCGCGACCGGCCACCGCACACGTGATACCGAAGTGTATTTCGAAGGCGAGCTTATTGACTCAGCAACCGGCAAACCGGTAATTAAAGTCGTCCGTAAGGGCTTCGGAAAACAAGTTTCTAACGATACACAAAAAGTCACTGCGAACGATTTGAAAACCGTGGTTGATAGTCTGGCGAACGACACCAAGTTGTTTAACGAGTAA